The following coding sequences are from one Gossypium hirsutum isolate 1008001.06 chromosome A12, Gossypium_hirsutum_v2.1, whole genome shotgun sequence window:
- the LOC107934794 gene encoding leucoanthocyanidin reductase has translation MTVSVANGRVLIVGATGFIGRFVADASLDAGRPTYVLVRPSSGNQYSKDKVAKALQDRGAILLNGLANDKELMVKLLKEHQIEIVISALGGATILDQLSLVEAIHSVGTVKRFLPSEFGHDVDRADPVEPGLTMYKEKRQVRRLIEKLEIPYTYICCNSIASWPYHNNTHPSEVIPPLDHFEIYGDGSVKAYFVAGTDIGKFTMKTVDDIRTLNKSVHFRPACNFYNMNELAALWERKIRRTLPRVTVTEEDLLSAAAENIIPQSVVASFTHDIFIKGCQINFPIEGPNETEACSLYPNEPFRTLDDCFNDFLAKMKDENMKQSDENTKQSNEIPPPKPVVEAFAITATCA, from the exons ATGACTGTCTCAGTAGCTAACGGCCGTGTCCTCATAGTCGGAGCAACCGGCTTTATTGGTCGGTTCGTGGCTGACGCTAGCTTGGATGCTGGTCGACCCACTTATGTTCTGGTCAGGCCAAGTTCCGGAAACCAATATTCCAAGGACAAAGTAGCCAAAGCCCTTCAGGACAGAGGCGCCATACTGTTGAAT GGATTGGCAAATGACAAGGAGTTAATGGTGAAACTGCTGAAAGAGCACCAGATTGAGATAGTAATATCAGCTCTGGGTGGCGCCACAATACTAGATCAGCTGTCTTTGGTTGAGGCAATTCACTCTGTCGGCACTGTTAAG AGGTTCTTGCCGTCGGAGTTTGGACACGATGTGGACCGAGCTGATCCAGTAGAGCCTGGGCTCACCATGTACAAGGAAAAGCGTCAGGTCAGGCGTCTGATTGAAAAGCTGGAGATTCCCTACACCTACATTTGTTGTAATTCCATTGCTTCTTGGCCCTACCACAACAATACGCATCCTTCCGAGGTCATTCCACCCTTGGATCATTTCGAAATCTATGGAGATGGCAGCGTCAAAG CTTACTTTGTTGCAGGCACCGATATAGGAAAATTCACCATGAAAACTGTTGATGACATTAGGACCTTGAATAAGTCAGTTCATTTTAGGCCTGCCTGCAATTTCTATAACATGAACGAGCTTGCAGCTTTGTGGGAAAGGAAAATCCGGCGAACACTCCCTCGAGTTACCGTCACTGAGGAAGACCTTCTCTCGGCTGCGGCAG AGAATATTATCCCACAGAGTGTTGTTGCATCATTCACCCATGACATCTTCATAAAGGGTTGTCAAATCAACTTCCCAATAGAAGGCCCGAATGAAACCGAAGCCTGCAGTCTGTACCCGAATGAGCCATTCCGAACATTGGATGACTGCTTCAACGACTTCTTAGCAAAGATGAAGGATGAAAACATGAAGCAAAGCGACGAAAACACGAAGCAAAGTAACGAAATCCCTCCCCCAAAGCCAGTAGTCGAAGCCTTCGCCATCACAGCAACATGTGCTTGA
- the LOC107934793 gene encoding pentatricopeptide repeat-containing protein At4g14170, with translation MKTLLKKLSYSTLACSGPTNSNLISYFSLINSSPNCKHLRHLHARLLRTSLYDHVVLSSRLVLAYSRYKHLVPYSLSVFFHMPQRNIYSWNIIIGEFSRSNSPLQAIHLFLHMWQSSNVRPDDFTLPLVLRACVGCGLLQLAVSFHGLCLKLGFERSPFVASALVFLYASFGKIFYARVLFDGMPKRDAVMWTAMLDGYAKHEEPTLGLELFREMVVAGVTPDWVVMLSLVLMCGQLGWLKHGKSVHGWCVRRWLGMELNLGNAIVDMYLKCAMLTYAHRVFDMMNQTDVISWSSLILGYGLSGNVTTALELFEDMIAKGIKPNEVTFLGILSACAHGGEAEIATSCFEMMRDYGVTPELKHYASMVDCLARAGLLEQAEDFIKEMPMEPDAAILGAIVAGSRVHNNVEVGERIAKKLISLEPEKAGYYVLLSNIYAAASKFDEAEKVRELMKGKNVSKVAGCSLIESKTWLSSSPKQ, from the coding sequence ATGAAGACTCTGTTGAAGAAGCTGTCTTATTCAACATTGGCTTGTTCAGGCCCAACCAATTCCAACCTCATCTCCTACTTCTCCCTTATTAACTCCTCGCCAAACTGCAAGCATTTACGCCACCTTCACGCTCGCTTGCTCAGGACCTCGCTTTATGACCATGTTGTTCTTAGTTCTAGGCTTGTTTTGGCTTATTCTCGGTACAAACACCTCGTCCCTTACTCTCTTTCCGTCTTCTTTCATATGCCCCAAAGGAATATCTATTCTTGGAATATCATAATCGGCGAGTTCTCCCGCTCCAATTCCCCCCTTCAAGCCATACATTTGTTTCTTCATATGTGGCAGAGCTCTAATGTCAGACCTGATGACTTCACTCTCCCGCTTGTTTTAAGGGCATGTGTGGGTTGTGGACTGTTGCAACTAGCTGTCTCTTTTCATGGGTTGTGTCTCAAATTGGGTTTCGAAAGGAGTCCATTTGTTGCTTCTGCTTTGGTTTTCTTGTATGCTAGTTTTGGGAAGATTTTTTATGCGCGAGTCCTATTTGATGGAATGCCAAAGAGAGATGCAGTGATGTGGACGGCAATGTTGGATGGATATGCAAAACATGAGGAACCGACTTTGGGTTTGGAATTGTTTAGAGAGATGGTCGTTGCTGGGGTTACGCCTGATTGGGTGGTTATGTTAAGCTTGGTTTTAATGTGCGGACAATTGGGGTGGTTAAAGCATGGGAAGAGTGTTCATGGATGGTGTGTGAGAAGGTGGTTGGGGATGGAATTGAATTTAGGGAATGCTATTGTTGATATGTACTTAAAGTGTGCTATGTTAACTTATGCTCACAGGGTTTTCGATATGATGAACCAAACAGATGTCATTTCTTGGAGCTCTCTCATATTGGGATACGGGTTGAGCGGGAATGTTACTACTGCATTGGAACTTTTTGAGGATATGATTGCCAAGGGGATAAAACCCAATGAAGTTACATTTCTTGGTATATTATCAGCATGTGCGCATGGTGGAGAAGCAGAAATAGCAACTTCATGTTTTGAAATGATGAGAGATTATGGGGTGACGCCAGAGTTGAAACACTATGCGAGCATGGTTGATTGTTTGGCGAGAGCAGGGCTTTTGGAGCAGGCAGAGGATTTTATAAAAGAAATGCCTATGGAACCTGATGCAGCCATTCTAGGAGCAATTGTAGCCGGGTCTCGAGTTCATAATAATGTTGAAGTAGGTGAACGAATAGCAAAGAAACTTATTAGTCTAGAGCCAGAGAAAGCAGGTTATTATGTGTTGTTGTCAAACATATACGCCGCTGCTAGCAAGTTTGATGAAGCTGAGAAAGTGAGGGAGCTAATGAAGGGGAAAAATGTATCCAAAGTAGCAGGTTGTAGCTTGATTGAGTCGAAGACATGGCTTTCTTCTTCACCAAAACAATGA